From the genome of Sphingobacterium sp. UGAL515B_05:
TAATTTAGGGCACAACAATAAAAACAATACGTTGAGATTTGATGAATTTGGCTTTGTTCCAGCTTTGGAAGAAGGTTTAGAAAGTATGATGTTTGAGGAGGCTACGCCGATCCAAGAACAGACCATCCCGATTATTAAAGAGGGAAAAGATATGATTGCCTGTGCACAGACAGGTACAGGTAAAACAGCAGCTTATATGTTGCCGATCCTCGATGCAATAGCACGGAATTCAAGGGAATCTATCCTTGCTATTATCCTTGTCCCGACCCGGGAACTTGCTATGCAAATTGACCAGCAGATTATGGGCATGTCTTATTATACGGGTGCAACATCGATAGCCATTTATGGGGGTGGTGATGGTATGGGGTATGAACAGCAAAAACGGGCCATACGAGAGGGGGTAAATATCATTGTTGCTACGCCGGGAAGGTTGATAAGCCATCTTACCTCCATGAAGATTGATCTCTCTCATTTAAAGCACTTTGTTTTGGATGAAGCCGATAGTATGCTGGATATGGGATTTCAAGACGATATTTTACGTATTGTAAGTTATCTACCGAAGAAAAAGCAGATGCTTTTGTTTTCAGCTACGATGCCGATGAAGATCAGGTCTTTTGCCCGAAAAATTCTGCAAGAGCCTGTTGAAGTCAATATTGCCATTTCTAAACCTTCGGAAGGGATAGATCAACGTGTATATCTTGCCTATGATCAACAGAAAATGGAGCTCCTGAAGAATATACTGAAGGATCCCAACTATGTATCTGTTATTATTTTTGCATCTCAAAAAACTACGGTCAAACTTCTCGCTCAGGAATTACAGAAGCAGGGGATTGATGCGGAGGGTTTCCATTCGGATCTCGAACAGTCGAAACGGGAAGATATTATGGCCCGGTTCCGGTCTCGTCAGGTGCGGGTACTGGTAGGGACAGATGTGATATCTCGCGGTATCGATGTGGTGGGAATCAGTTTGGTCGTTAATTACGATGTTCCACCGGATCCGGAAGACTATGTACACCGTATTGGACGTACTGCGCGAGCAGCAACTACAGGAACAGCCATTACCTTTGTCAATGAGAAAGATCAGAACCGTTTCGCTCAGATTGAGAATTTAATAGGTTATCCGATTGAACAACTTCCATTGCCAGAGGGGTTTGAAGCGGGACCTACTTACAATCCTGCCAAAAAGAATCCACAGCATAAGAAGAAGCGTTTCAATAGGAATAAAAATAAAAACTATCAGAAAGCTAAAAGAGCCTGATTTTAAAATACAAAGCCCCCATATGAGAAAAATATGGGGGCTTTGTATTTGAGTATATATTGTATTCAACTTTTATTCAACAGTCCATACGGCCAATTCATATCCGTCAGGATCCTGGAACTGAAATCTTTTTCCTCCGGGAAAGCTAAAAATATCTTTTAATATAGTCCCGCCAGCACGGATAACCTGATCACGCGTAGCCTGCAGATCGTCGGCATAGATAACGACGAGAATACTGCCATTTATGGGGTCACCAAATGTAAAACCACCATCAACATATTTTCCGCCAAAAGCCGTATATGCTGGCCCGTAATCCGTAAACTCCCAACCGAAACTCGTTGAGTAGAATGCTTTGGCACGTTCAAGGTCGCTTGATACAAACTCAAGGTATTGGATCTGCTGGTTAACAAATTTGTTTTCTGTACTGCTATTGCTCATAACGGAACTATCTATTTAATGTCTATATAATAAATTGCTTGATCGGTTGCGTCGGTTTTCAAATTAAAACCCGAACCGTTTTATAAATATAAGGCTTTGTTGAAAATGACACACATTTTTCTTTTCAACATGTTTTTTTCGTGCCGACCTGTTTATCGGGGCTACCTGCCTGGCAAAAGGAGGAAACAACATTCATTTCCCAATCTTAGTTGGACTGGGAAATGAATGTAGGTTGTTAAGCACTCTTTTTACTGCTGATCCAATATTGCAATAACACAGATGAAACAACCAAAAACAGTCCTGCATAGAAGGATAGGTTTAATTCTTTTGCTTCATTCAGAAATAAAAAGGCAATCAAAATAGCATATATAGGCTCAAGATTTAAGCTTAAGTTCAAAGTAAATGCCGATATCTTCTTTAAGATTTCTGTAAATGCCAGATAGACTCCCACAGTGCTACATAACGATAGGATGATTAGATATAAAATATCCAGGACATTGGGAATGAAAGTGCTGATTGGATAGTGCTGAATGTAAAAAGGCAGTAAGCAAGCTAGTCCGAGTGCACCGCCAACCATTTGGTAATAGTTGATGCAGATGGCATTGTACTTTTTGGTCAATCGTTCGTTGTTAATAGCATAAAGAGAAGCAAAAGCCGGAGAAATTATCCCTAAGACTATGCCTAGCTGGTGTGAGGTATCGAAGTGAAATATCAGTGCAATACCGCACAACGTAAGCCCACTCAACAGAATTTCAGACAATCTGAATTTCGCTTTATTGATCATCGGTGCAAAAATAGCGGTGAAAAAACTCGCCATACAGTAGCAGATCACGCCGATGGAAATGTTTGAATATTTGATGCTAGCATAGAATAATAGCCAGGATGCTGTCAATAGTAGCCCATTTTTTGCAATATGCAGTTTCTCTTTGAAAGTAAAATCTGTAGGTATTTTATACCATTTTAGAATAAAAAATAGGATAGTGGCAGCTAAAAATACACGGTACCATGTGAGTATCCCCTCGTTAAGTGAAATCAGTTTTCCAAATACGCCAGATAGTCCCAGGCACAGCACAGCAAGGTGCAGCATGAAATATGAATGTTTCATAAGAAATTGTCTTCCGGTTCCGTCCATGAAGGACGAAAGGTGTTAAATAATGAAATTGATAGAAAATAAGAAGCACAGCAAATTGGTCCATTTCTGGCATTGGGCTTCAGTAATATAGAGAAAAAATATTACGCTATTGGAGGAGGAAGACAACTCGTTCTATTCATCATATTTGTATTTACCCGAAGATAGGGAATTTTGGGCGGAGCTGCAAACAGGGAATGAAAAAGCCCCTAGAAAGTCTTTGGTTCTAGGGGTATCTATTTAGTCAGTTGACTTTATTTTGTGATTTTATGGCGTATTCGAGGGTAAAGTATCTGTTCCGCCACCCAGCGCACGGTAAAGATCTATGGCTGCATTGAGCTTTTCCCGCTTTACTGTAATACGTTCTAAATCATTTTGGAGCGCATTGTTTTGGGCAGTTATCACTTCCAAATAGTTTGCCATCCCACTTTTGTAAAGTAGGGCTGCATCAGCGGTGGCTTTGGCGAGGGCATTTGATTTGGCATGGATAAGTTGCAGGCGCTGTTCCGTATGTTTGATTTTTGCCAAGGCATCCGAAACTTCTGAAACGGCGACCATAACCGACTGTTTAAACTGCAGTGCTATCTTTTCGCGTTCGATGACCGATATCTCATAGTTTGTTTTTAAAGCACCTTTCTGGAAAATTGGCTGTGCAATATTCCCCGCTATTGTTTTTACGATCGAACCCGGTAGATCAAACCATTTGTTAAATTGAATGGAGTTTGTACCAATGGATGGTGTCAAGCTTAGGGAAGGGTACATCGCTGCTTTGGCGAGTCCCATTCTGCTTGTAGCTGCCACAACCGCGTATTCAGCTGCTCTGACATCTGGTCTGCGGCTCAAGAGTTCGGCCGGCACCCCTGCGGCAAGTCCGTCTCCAACAATCGTATCATCTAAACTTGCTGTACGTTGAATACCCTCGGGGAAACCTCCGCAAAGAATGCTCAGTGCATTTTCTTCTACAGCCATGTTTTGATGGGCTAGAGGAATTAACAATTCAGCAGTTTTCTTCTGAGCTTCGGCTTGCTCCACGGCAAGCGAACTGACCAGTGATGAGTTGTATTGCAAACGTATCATGCTAAGTGTACTATCGCTCAATTGAACATTTCTTTGTGCAATCTTAAGCTGCTCATCCAAAGCAATCAGATTATAATAGGACTGGATGACCTGTACAATAACCCGGGTTTTCAGGGCCGATAAATTTTCCTTTTGGCCAAAAAAATTGGCCAAGGATTCCTCTTTTTGCATTTTTACCTTTCCCCAGATATCGGCTTCCCAAGACAATCTGAGCGTGGCGCTATAATCGTCCATATAAGGCGTCCCAATAAATTGGTCGCTCAGTGAGCCATTCAAGGAGTTGCTCGATAACCATGTTCTGTTCGCTCCAATGCTTAAATCAGCTGTTGGCAGTAATCCTTTCTTAGACTGCTTGTACGCGAGTTCCAATTGTTGCATGTTGAGGAGTGCAACATTGACGTCTGTATTGTTGGATAATGCCTTCTCAATGATTGAGGTCAACAAGGGATCCTGTACAAATTTACGCCAGGATAACTGTAGCGTATCAGACGTCAGGACAACCTCGCTGTTTTTGAAATTTTCGGGCATTACTATCTCCTGACGTGTGTATTTTTTTCCCACGCTGCATGCGGACAACAACAGGGTAGTGCTTGCGAAAATTGTTATATAGTGATGAAATTTTTTCATTTTAATCGTTTGTATTGTGTACTGTATTGTCCGTAAGTTTTTTACCCGAAACTTTTTCTTGCAAATATTGGAACACCAGGTACAGTAATGGTATAATAATTACCCCAAGGATAACACCGCTTAACATACCCATTGCTGCTCCGGTACTGATGGAATGGTTACCTGTAGCCGTCCCGCCGGTCGCAAACATCAAGGGTACCATGCCGGCAATGAAAGCCAATGAAGTCATCAAGATTGGGCGTAGACGAGCTCTTGCTCCTTCTAAAGCCGAATCAATGAGTGAGGAGCCTGCTCTTCTCCGCTGTAAAGCAAATTCAACAATCAAAATGGCATTTTTTGCCAAGAGACCGATGAGCATGATCAAGCCGACCTGGACGTAGATATTGTTGTCCAATCCAATGGCCCGTGTTCCTAGGAAAGAGCCGATCATACCTGTTGGGATTGATAACAGTACGGCAAGGGGCAATAAATAACTTTCATACTGTGCTGATAGTAAGAAATATACAAATAGTAGGCTTAATGCTAGGATAAGTACGGTTTGATTGCCCGAAGACTTCTCTTCCAAGCTAAGTCCCGTCCATTCGTAGCTATAGTCTCCCGGTAACTTGGTCAATACATTTTTCTCCAATGTTTCCATGATCGCACCATTACTGATACCAGGCGTGCTAACCACGTTTATCGTGAGTGAATTGTATAAATTATAACGAGTCACCGACTCAGGACCATACACTTTACGAAGTGTAACCAAAGTGTTCACCGGAACCATTTGGCCAAGATTATTCTTGACAAATATTTCGTTGAAGGCTTCTTTATCGGTTCTATAGATCCCATCCGCTTTAACTGCTATCCGATAGAATTTACCGAAACGATTGAAATTCAATGATTGGTCACCTGCAAAGTAAGTTTGAACGGACGAAAGCATTTCACTGACATCTACACCAAGTTGGGCAGCTTTGTCTTCATCGACTTCTAACTCCATCTGTGGATAATCTGCTCTGAACATGGTATAGGCAAACTGTACCCCGGGTTGTTTCATAATCTGCGCAATAACGGAGTCGGACATTGCTTTGAGCTCTACCGGCGATTTACCAGCCCTGTCCTGCAAAACGAGTTCCGCGCCATTCATCATACCATAACCATCAACAGGAGGGGAGCGAAAGGCCATTGCGTTACCTTCTTTGACACTGGATAATTTTTGTGAGATCACTTGGTGAATCTGATCGATATCGTTCATCTCACCACGTTTCTTTTTATCTTTCAGGCGTATGAATCCTGTTGCATAGGCTGCGCTGGAGTTGTTGCCGATCATATTGAATCCAGTAATACTTGTATGGCTTTCAATAGAAGGGATATCGGCTAGTAGTTTTTCGATTTTTTCTACTGCTTTTGTGGTTCGATCAAGTCCCGTTCCTGGGGGCATTTCTAAACTGTATACGACAAAGTTATCGTCTTCCATTGGTACAAAACTTTTGGAAGTGCTTGTCATGAGGTATCCGGCAACACCGATCGTAGCCAGTATCAAAAGTGCCGAAATCCATTTTTTCTTTGCCAGGAATTTTAATGAACCAACGTATCGATTGGTCATGTTTTCGAAGCCAGCGTTAAACGCTTTGAAAAAACGTTGAGAAAATCCCGTGTTCGGGGTCTGCCCGTCGTGATTTTCGGCGTGCGTATTTTTAAGCAATAATGCGCAGAGTGCTGGTGTCAGTGTCAAGGCATTGATCGCAGAGATCACAATGGCGATAACAAGGGTATAGGCAAACTGTTTATAAAACATGCCCGATGAACCTGTCATAAATCCAATGGGAATAAAAACTGCACACATAACCAAGGTAATGGAGATTACAGCCCCTGTGATTTCACTCATGGCACTATGGGTAGCCTGCTTACCGGTTAAGTTGGAAGTCTCCATCTTTCCATGTACTGCTTCGACGACGACAATTGCATCATCGACAACAATACCAATGGCGAGTACTAGGGCAAATAACGTCAATATATTGATTGTAAAGCCAAACACCAGCAGGAAGAAGAACGTACCTACGATAGCTACTGGTACAGCGATTGCTGGAATAATAGTCGATCGTATATCCTGCAGGAATAAGAAAACAACTAAGAAAACCAAAATAAAGGCTTCAATCAATGTCGAACGTACTTGAGCTGTACTTTCATCCAAGCGTTCTTTGGTACTGATCAATTTAAAAATCTTGATTCCTGGAGGGAAGGAGCGTTGCGCTATTTCAATCTGTTTGTCGATTCCGATTTCAATTTCATTGGCGTTGGAGCCTGATGTCTGAAATATACCAATGGTAACGGTATTGAGTCCATTATTTTGCGAATTACCGCTATAACTGATCGAGCCAAACTCGATACGTGCCACATCCTTTAAGCGTACGATCTGAACGTCATTGTTTTTAACGATAATGTTCTCATACTGTTCTGGAAGGTTCTTTTTCCCTTTATAGCGTATGACATATTCCAGTGGTGCTTTTGATTCTTCCCCTAATTTTCCAGGTGCAGATTCCAGACTTTGTTTGGAAATTGCAGCAATGACTTCTTGTGGCACGAGTCCATAGCTCGCCATTTTTTGCGGATTCAACCATACACGCATCGAATAGTCTTTGGAACCGAATACCATGGCCTGACCGACTCCAGGTACACGCTTGATCTGTGGGATCAAGTTGATGTTCACATAATTCTGTAAAAATAGTTCATCATATTTTTTATTATCTTCTGTATAGATATTAAATATCATGATCATACTATTTTGTTGCTTGGAAGTCGTTAATCCCATTCGGACAACTTCCTGTGGCAGGATAGGAGTAGCCTGTTGTACTCTGTTTTGCACATTTACGGCTGCCTGATCTGGATTTACACCTGCTTTAAAGACAATACGCACAGAGAATGTACCATCGTTACTTGCAGTTGATGTAATGTATTCCATGTCCTCCACACCATTGATTTGCTCTTCAAGGGGTGTAACAACTGACCTCAATACTGTTTCGCTATTTCCTCCGGGATAGCTTCCGGTAACTTGGACCGTGGGCGGGGCGATATCCGGGAATCGCGTTTGAGGCAGCCTAAAAAGACCGATAACCCCCAGTATGACAAATATGATAGATATAACAGTTGCCAAAACTGGCCTGTCAATAAATTTCTTTAACATTTTAGTTTAAATTTTATAAAGCTTTTAGTACCGTTTTTTTTCAAAAGTGAATACTGAATGTATAGGCTTGTTGCCTTTCTTTGAGCAGTTCAGCTTTTGCCATACCTGCTATCCTTGTTACATGGTGGATTTTTTGGTCGGTTGAACTTGCATTCCATCATTAAGCATATCAATTCTATTCATAACGATTTTTTCACCAGCTGTGAGTCCCGATTTAAGTAAGTAGGCGTTAGCGGTATTTCCTGCAATTTCAATCTGTTTCATGGAAATTTTATTTTTCTCACCAATAACATAAACGAAATAGCGGTCTTGAATATCCTTGACAGCAGCCATAGGGACCAACAATACGTTTTCATGCGCTTTTTTCAAGATTACTTTTGCTGAGCCACCCGAACGGAGAATTTTGTCAGGGTTGATGAAACTTGCTTTAAGTGCCATGCTTCCGGTTGTTCTGTCGATGTTACCGCTGGCTAACGCTACTTTCCCCGAATGGTTGTATGCTGTTCCATCAGCCAATAAGAGCGTTGCTTGTTGATTGGATGATTTGTTATTCTGATCTTTGATAAAGGCTATAAAGTCGGCCTCACTCAATGAAAAATACACATTTACGGTATTAATTTCAGATAGCGTCGTTAAAGGTGTCGCATCTGCTGCGGTAATTAAATTTCCGATCCGATTAGGGATACGGCCGATATAACCACTCACTGGTGCATTGATCAACGTAAATTTGGCATTTATTTGCGATGAACCGAGTGCAGCCTGTGCTTGTGCTACTTGCGCTTTAGCTGCGGCATAATTGGCCTCTGCAGTTTTTAACTGTAATTCGGTATACACTTTACCTTCAACCAGTGGTTTGATTT
Proteins encoded in this window:
- a CDS encoding DEAD/DEAH box helicase, producing MRFDEFGFVPALEEGLESMMFEEATPIQEQTIPIIKEGKDMIACAQTGTGKTAAYMLPILDAIARNSRESILAIILVPTRELAMQIDQQIMGMSYYTGATSIAIYGGGDGMGYEQQKRAIREGVNIIVATPGRLISHLTSMKIDLSHLKHFVLDEADSMLDMGFQDDILRIVSYLPKKKQMLLFSATMPMKIRSFARKILQEPVEVNIAISKPSEGIDQRVYLAYDQQKMELLKNILKDPNYVSVIIFASQKTTVKLLAQELQKQGIDAEGFHSDLEQSKREDIMARFRSRQVRVLVGTDVISRGIDVVGISLVVNYDVPPDPEDYVHRIGRTARAATTGTAITFVNEKDQNRFAQIENLIGYPIEQLPLPEGFEAGPTYNPAKKNPQHKKKRFNRNKNKNYQKAKRA
- a CDS encoding VOC family protein gives rise to the protein MSNSSTENKFVNQQIQYLEFVSSDLERAKAFYSTSFGWEFTDYGPAYTAFGGKYVDGGFTFGDPINGSILVVIYADDLQATRDQVIRAGGTILKDIFSFPGGKRFQFQDPDGYELAVWTVE
- a CDS encoding DMT family transporter; translated protein: MKHSYFMLHLAVLCLGLSGVFGKLISLNEGILTWYRVFLAATILFFILKWYKIPTDFTFKEKLHIAKNGLLLTASWLLFYASIKYSNISIGVICYCMASFFTAIFAPMINKAKFRLSEILLSGLTLCGIALIFHFDTSHQLGIVLGIISPAFASLYAINNERLTKKYNAICINYYQMVGGALGLACLLPFYIQHYPISTFIPNVLDILYLIILSLCSTVGVYLAFTEILKKISAFTLNLSLNLEPIYAILIAFLFLNEAKELNLSFYAGLFLVVSSVLLQYWISSKKSA
- a CDS encoding efflux transporter outer membrane subunit, which translates into the protein MKKFHHYITIFASTTLLLSACSVGKKYTRQEIVMPENFKNSEVVLTSDTLQLSWRKFVQDPLLTSIIEKALSNNTDVNVALLNMQQLELAYKQSKKGLLPTADLSIGANRTWLSSNSLNGSLSDQFIGTPYMDDYSATLRLSWEADIWGKVKMQKEESLANFFGQKENLSALKTRVIVQVIQSYYNLIALDEQLKIAQRNVQLSDSTLSMIRLQYNSSLVSSLAVEQAEAQKKTAELLIPLAHQNMAVEENALSILCGGFPEGIQRTASLDDTIVGDGLAAGVPAELLSRRPDVRAAEYAVVAATSRMGLAKAAMYPSLSLTPSIGTNSIQFNKWFDLPGSIVKTIAGNIAQPIFQKGALKTNYEISVIEREKIALQFKQSVMVAVSEVSDALAKIKHTEQRLQLIHAKSNALAKATADAALLYKSGMANYLEVITAQNNALQNDLERITVKREKLNAAIDLYRALGGGTDTLPSNTP
- a CDS encoding efflux RND transporter permease subunit; translation: MLKKFIDRPVLATVISIIFVILGVIGLFRLPQTRFPDIAPPTVQVTGSYPGGNSETVLRSVVTPLEEQINGVEDMEYITSTASNDGTFSVRIVFKAGVNPDQAAVNVQNRVQQATPILPQEVVRMGLTTSKQQNSMIMIFNIYTEDNKKYDELFLQNYVNINLIPQIKRVPGVGQAMVFGSKDYSMRVWLNPQKMASYGLVPQEVIAAISKQSLESAPGKLGEESKAPLEYVIRYKGKKNLPEQYENIIVKNNDVQIVRLKDVARIEFGSISYSGNSQNNGLNTVTIGIFQTSGSNANEIEIGIDKQIEIAQRSFPPGIKIFKLISTKERLDESTAQVRSTLIEAFILVFLVVFLFLQDIRSTIIPAIAVPVAIVGTFFFLLVFGFTINILTLFALVLAIGIVVDDAIVVVEAVHGKMETSNLTGKQATHSAMSEITGAVISITLVMCAVFIPIGFMTGSSGMFYKQFAYTLVIAIVISAINALTLTPALCALLLKNTHAENHDGQTPNTGFSQRFFKAFNAGFENMTNRYVGSLKFLAKKKWISALLILATIGVAGYLMTSTSKSFVPMEDDNFVVYSLEMPPGTGLDRTTKAVEKIEKLLADIPSIESHTSITGFNMIGNNSSAAYATGFIRLKDKKKRGEMNDIDQIHQVISQKLSSVKEGNAMAFRSPPVDGYGMMNGAELVLQDRAGKSPVELKAMSDSVIAQIMKQPGVQFAYTMFRADYPQMELEVDEDKAAQLGVDVSEMLSSVQTYFAGDQSLNFNRFGKFYRIAVKADGIYRTDKEAFNEIFVKNNLGQMVPVNTLVTLRKVYGPESVTRYNLYNSLTINVVSTPGISNGAIMETLEKNVLTKLPGDYSYEWTGLSLEEKSSGNQTVLILALSLLFVYFLLSAQYESYLLPLAVLLSIPTGMIGSFLGTRAIGLDNNIYVQVGLIMLIGLLAKNAILIVEFALQRRRAGSSLIDSALEGARARLRPILMTSLAFIAGMVPLMFATGGTATGNHSISTGAAMGMLSGVILGVIIIPLLYLVFQYLQEKVSGKKLTDNTVHNTND
- a CDS encoding efflux RND transporter periplasmic adaptor subunit → MAQRTMTLKPFLTLITAAALLSSCGGNQEQPQEQAVTVDFIELSPTHAETEKKYPGTLEGTVNVDVKAQVTGYLEQIYVKEGDYVSKGQPLFKIKADVYNEQVNNSKAAYQAALSAEQNAKLEIDKIKPLVEGKVYTELQLKTAEANYAAAKAQVAQAQAALGSSQINAKFTLINAPVSGYIGRIPNRIGNLITAADATPLTTLSEINTVNVYFSLSEADFIAFIKDQNNKSSNQQATLLLADGTAYNHSGKVALASGNIDRTTGSMALKASFINPDKILRSGGSAKVILKKAHENVLLVPMAAVKDIQDRYFVYVIGEKNKISMKQIEIAGNTANAYLLKSGLTAGEKIVMNRIDMLNDGMQVQPTKKSTM